Part of the Bacillus solimangrovi genome, AGTGGACTCACACTTCAAAGAAACATAATTTATTAGTGCGCCTATTTTATAAGAGTTCAAACCCATCATATCCTTTGTTAGAAAATATGAGTGAGGAAGAATTTGTACAAATAGCTTTATCAGATATTGAAAAGAGTTTGAACCTTAAAGCAGAACCTCAGGTAGTAGAAGTAACACCTTGGCAAAATTTAATGCCTAATTATCACTTGCAACATAACCAAGCAGTACAGTCATTGCAAGGTAAATTATCTTCACAGTATCCTAGAGTTATGTTGGCAGGTGCATCATATTTCGGTGTAGGCATTGGGGCCTGTATTAAGAATGGAATAGATGTAGCAGAAAAGATCATTACGGAATTAGGTAAATGAAATAAAGTCATAGTGAATTATAAGTCATATGGTTGAACTTGTATTAATAGTCTCGTTTATGAACGTGCTTAAACTTCTTTAAGTTAGTTAAAAAATAAGTGAATAAACCATATTACAAGCCAATACAAAAATTAATTATTGTTTATGTTTATATGTTGAAGAAGACTGTAGCTGATACAGTCTTTTTTGTTTTTTAGTTACCAACATGTTTATAACTAGATTATTTATGTACCTACTAACGTTAATTCTCCTCAACTACAAGGAATTGAATGTGAATTTTTGATAAATAATCTTGAGAATTTAAGTGTTATTCAGAAATGAAAGGGATTATTTACCTTATATTAAGTTGAGTGAAAAAGTTGCGGGCGCAACTAAAAGTTGATATACTCATTTTTAGTTGCATGAACAACTATATTTAAAGTTATATAAGGAGAATTAATTGATGGAATCAGTTGGAAAATGGATTTCAACCATTCACCGTTATGCACACATTTTTTTTAATCAGGAAGCAGATGAACTCGGTATTGGTGGAGGACAGTTTTCGTTTTTATTTTTGCTATATCGACAGGATGGTGTTTCTCAAGACCATTTAGCAAAGAAATTGTACATTGATAAGGCAACAACAGCAAGAGCGATTCAAAAGCTTGAGGAATGTGGCTTTGTAAGAAGGGAAAAATCAGAAATCGACCGTCGTCAAAATTTGGTTTATCTTACAGATAAAGCTCATGGTGTAAAAGAGCAAGTGATGGAAACTTTAGCTAATTGGACAAATATACTTACCAAGGATTTTTCTGAGGAAGAGTATGAAATAGTTCTAAGATTATTGAAAAAAATGGCAGGTAATGCAACTGAGCACATTTCTAAAGGAGAGGGGTGTAAACGTGAAGGCTAACTCTAATCGGTCACATCTAGGAACAGAAAGCATATCAAAATTAATGGTGCAGTTATCGGTTCCTGCATTTATCGGGATGTTTGTAATGGCATTATACAACGTAGTGGATACTATTTTCATCGCTCGAAGTGTTGGAACGATAGGCGTAGCAGGGTTATCTATCGCATTTCCGATTCAGATGATTATTAGTGCTTTTGCGGCAGCAGTAGGTATTGGTGGCTCCTCAATAGTGTCAAGGTTACTTGGAGCAAAAAAGGAAGAAGAAGCGAATGATGTATTTGGCCATATCGTATGGTTAGTTGGTGTATTAAGTATAATAATGGTTGTCATAGCTTTATTATTTCTTGATCCAATACTACGTTTATTCGGTGCAACAGAAGCAACTTTACCTTATGCAAGTGATTATCTGAGCATTATTTTGATCGGTTCATTATTCCTTGCATTTGCAATGTCTACAAATAATGTAGTTCGTGCAGAAGGAAATGCCAAGATGGCAATGTCAACAATGCTAGTTTCTTCAGGTGTTAACTTAGCATTGGACCCGATCTTTATTTTCGGACTTGATATGGGTGTCCAAGGTGCAGCCCTAGCGACTGTAATAGCACAAGCTTGTGCTGCTATATGGATTTTTTCCTATTTTAAAGGTGGAAAGAGTTCTCTTACATTTAAATGGATTGGATTAATACCGAATCGACGTATCATTCAAGAGATTATTAGTATTGGAACGTCTTCTTTCGTTCGACAAGTATCATCAAGTTTAATGTTTGTTGTCGTGAACTGGATGTTGATCACATATGGAAGTAATATGGAAGTTGCAATCTTTGGTATTATTAATCGAATAATTATGTTTGCGATCATGCCAATGTTTGGGATTGTTCAAGGCATGCAACCAATTGTTGGGTATAACTATGGAGCAAAGCAATTTAATCGTGTAGGAAATACGGTTAAGTTAAGTTTTATTATCGCAACAGTAATGTCTACGGCAGTTTGGATTATCATTTTATTGTTCCCTCAATTACTGTTTAATGTATTCACAACGGATGAGAAAGTAATTGAAGAAGGAGCATCTGCATTAAGAATGATAATGTTAGTTGCACCTACAATTGGTTTCCAAATGGTAGC contains:
- a CDS encoding MarR family winged helix-turn-helix transcriptional regulator, whose amino-acid sequence is MESVGKWISTIHRYAHIFFNQEADELGIGGGQFSFLFLLYRQDGVSQDHLAKKLYIDKATTARAIQKLEECGFVRREKSEIDRRQNLVYLTDKAHGVKEQVMETLANWTNILTKDFSEEEYEIVLRLLKKMAGNATEHISKGEGCKREG
- a CDS encoding MATE family efflux transporter; this translates as MKANSNRSHLGTESISKLMVQLSVPAFIGMFVMALYNVVDTIFIARSVGTIGVAGLSIAFPIQMIISAFAAAVGIGGSSIVSRLLGAKKEEEANDVFGHIVWLVGVLSIIMVVIALLFLDPILRLFGATEATLPYASDYLSIILIGSLFLAFAMSTNNVVRAEGNAKMAMSTMLVSSGVNLALDPIFIFGLDMGVQGAALATVIAQACAAIWIFSYFKGGKSSLTFKWIGLIPNRRIIQEIISIGTSSFVRQVSSSLMFVVVNWMLITYGSNMEVAIFGIINRIIMFAIMPMFGIVQGMQPIVGYNYGAKQFNRVGNTVKLSFIIATVMSTAVWIIILLFPQLLFNVFTTDEKVIEEGASALRMIMLVAPTIGFQMVAGGLYQALGKARAAFILSISRQLIFLIPIVLFLPTMFGLAGVWAAFPLADVLGFLLALFIILMDKKTLFPNDAHLTTANSNAG